One Sphingobacteruim zhuxiongii DNA window includes the following coding sequences:
- a CDS encoding phosphoadenylyl-sulfate reductase has protein sequence MIEQIKRDLAGLDAKSILTYVEAHFGSEAVFSTSFGIEDQAITHILAEIKSTANIFTLDTGRLFPETYYVWNRTLDIYKLPIKAYYPQTVAVEQMISAKGPSSFYESVENRKECCFIRKIEPLKRAIKGYKIWITGIRAEQSENRDHMEFVEWDDANQIIKIHPLFHWSLEELEAYLKQHFVPYNPLHDKGFPSIGCQPCTRAIAAGEDFRAGRWWWEDKSKKECGLHVTSK, from the coding sequence ATGATCGAGCAAATTAAAAGAGATTTAGCAGGCTTAGACGCCAAATCGATCTTAACTTACGTAGAAGCACATTTTGGATCGGAAGCGGTCTTTTCTACATCCTTTGGAATCGAAGATCAGGCCATCACGCATATCTTGGCGGAGATCAAGTCGACAGCAAATATTTTTACACTTGATACGGGGCGCTTATTTCCAGAAACCTATTATGTGTGGAATCGAACATTAGATATCTATAAGCTACCGATAAAGGCTTATTACCCGCAAACTGTTGCTGTAGAGCAGATGATTAGTGCCAAAGGACCGTCTAGCTTCTATGAGTCAGTAGAAAATCGCAAAGAATGTTGTTTTATCCGTAAGATAGAGCCATTGAAGCGCGCGATCAAGGGATACAAGATCTGGATCACCGGTATTCGTGCGGAGCAATCTGAAAACCGCGATCATATGGAGTTTGTTGAATGGGATGATGCAAATCAGATTATTAAGATTCACCCGCTATTTCATTGGAGTCTGGAAGAATTAGAGGCTTATTTAAAGCAGCATTTTGTGCCTTATAATCCTTTACATGATAAAGGGTTCCCGAGCATTGGCTGTCAACCCTGCACCCGAGCGATTGCAGCAGGAGAGGACTTCCGCGCTGGCCGCTGGTGGTGGGAAGATAAGAGCAAGAAAGAGTGTGGGTTACATGTTACAAGTAAATAA
- a CDS encoding precorrin-2 dehydrogenase/sirohydrochlorin ferrochelatase family protein has translation MNTLFPIYVKLDQINTLLIGGGAVGLEKLQAMLNNSPKANIKIVAREVSDAIVALVDTNSRLSLEVRSFVESDLTGIDLLIMATNNPEFNEEVQQLAKERHILMNVADKPALCDFYLGSVVQKGNLKIGISTNGKSPTIAKRLKEFLNDLLPEEIDETLNLMADYRNDLKGDFQQKISTLNAHTELLVKGGIHDRAN, from the coding sequence ATGAATACTTTATTCCCAATATACGTCAAACTTGACCAGATCAACACCTTGTTGATTGGCGGGGGAGCTGTTGGTTTGGAAAAGTTACAAGCCATGCTAAATAACTCACCGAAGGCGAATATTAAGATTGTTGCGCGAGAGGTGTCTGATGCAATTGTGGCGCTCGTTGATACGAATTCACGCTTATCCTTGGAAGTCAGAAGCTTTGTAGAGTCTGATTTAACGGGCATTGATTTGCTGATTATGGCTACCAATAACCCGGAGTTTAATGAAGAAGTCCAACAATTGGCGAAGGAACGTCATATCTTGATGAATGTTGCCGATAAGCCGGCTTTATGTGATTTCTACTTAGGATCCGTGGTACAGAAAGGGAATCTAAAGATTGGCATTTCTACCAACGGAAAGTCGCCGACTATTGCGAAGCGCCTAAAAGAGTTTTTAAATGATTTATTGCCAGAAGAGATTGATGAAACATTAAACCTGATGGCAGATTATCGAAATGACTTGAAAGGAGATTTCCAACAGAAGATTAGCACATTAAACGCACATACCGAATTATTAGTGAAAGGGGGAATACATGATCGAGCAAATTAA
- the cobA gene encoding uroporphyrinogen-III C-methyltransferase — protein MKEIRPKVTLVGAGPGDPDLITLKGIKAIEAADVILYDALVNESLLDYASQDCTKIYVGKRAERLSTSQDHINQLLVDYALTHGHVVRLKGGDPFVFGRGGEELDFVRQFDIPTAVVPGISSSVGLTGLQQIPLTYRGISESFWVITGSTSDGNLSNDLYKAVETNATVVVLMGFSKLREIVALYQSYGKSELPIALIQNGSLPNERVVLGRIDNIIQEAERSLVGVPAIIVLGEVVAKHLEFEAVKQEVATLNTAY, from the coding sequence ATGAAAGAAATTAGACCGAAAGTGACGCTAGTTGGTGCAGGACCTGGAGATCCTGACCTCATTACACTAAAAGGAATTAAAGCAATTGAAGCAGCAGACGTTATTTTATACGACGCGCTAGTTAACGAAAGTTTACTAGACTATGCTAGCCAAGATTGCACAAAGATATACGTTGGAAAGCGTGCAGAACGCTTGTCGACTTCACAAGATCATATTAATCAGCTACTGGTTGATTATGCTTTAACACATGGTCATGTTGTACGATTAAAAGGTGGAGATCCTTTTGTTTTTGGGCGAGGTGGTGAAGAGTTAGACTTCGTTAGACAATTTGATATACCTACAGCCGTTGTGCCGGGTATTTCATCGTCGGTAGGTTTAACAGGCTTGCAACAGATTCCATTGACTTATCGTGGTATCTCTGAATCATTTTGGGTGATTACTGGCTCGACAAGCGATGGAAATTTATCAAATGACTTGTATAAGGCTGTAGAAACCAATGCGACTGTCGTCGTATTAATGGGCTTCTCGAAGCTTCGTGAAATTGTTGCACTATACCAATCGTATGGAAAGTCTGAGTTACCAATTGCATTGATTCAGAATGGTTCATTGCCGAACGAGCGTGTGGTATTAGGTCGAATTGATAATATTATTCAAGAGGCTGAGCGTAGTTTGGTTGGGGTGCCAGCAATTATTGTACTAGGTGAAGTCGTTGCCAAACATCTCGAATTTGAAGCTGTTAAACAAGAAGTTGCCACGTTAAATACCGCATATTAA
- a CDS encoding HEPN domain-containing protein → MQSFRTELENPVVEQEIIELERKIRSYRKGEIPDEKFRSLRLARGVYGQRQPGVQMVRIKLPFGKVTFKQLLKIADISDEYASKNLHLTTRQDIQIHFVSLDKTPELWAKLAEDDITLREACGNTVRNVTASATAGIDPDELFDVSPYAQKTFEYFLRNPVCAEMGRKIKMSFSSSEKDSAFSYIHDFGFIPKVKIVDNVEQRGFKVMLGGGLGAQPILAYEIFDFLGEDDFIPYIEATLRVFDRHGERNNRNKARFKYLIQKLGLESVLALIEEEKIAIKTKKVIVDRNLIQQPAAPTADVLPEEPINAVAFEIWKQTNVFEQKQAGFYGVYANIQTGDIATEKARVLVEGLRGHIADDIRITQDQNLLFKYVREESIAHIYNVLDSLGFSKPGHNSTADITTCPGTDTCNLGISNSTEMARVLENYIHEFHTDFVFEQQLKIKISGCMNSCGQHGLAHIGFHGSSVKAGGAVVPAAQVMLAGGTIGDGKGRVAERVIKVPTKRVLQVVDVLFTDFKANKTADQNFHDYYDQQTKDYFYRLLKPLADLTTLTADEHIDWGHEETFATAIGVGECAGVVIDLVATLLLEAEEKLDLARLALENGQYADSIYHAYSSFVWTAKALLLDKGINSSTQSGVIQEFDNHYVNEGLFTFPTSFADRVLQINKYEPSKEFAETFLIQATAFSLEGAERREELKSVNQ, encoded by the coding sequence ATGCAGAGTTTTCGCACGGAATTAGAGAATCCAGTCGTAGAACAAGAGATAATCGAGCTGGAGAGAAAGATTAGGAGTTATCGGAAAGGGGAGATCCCTGATGAAAAGTTTCGCTCATTAAGATTGGCAAGGGGAGTTTATGGTCAGCGTCAGCCTGGAGTGCAGATGGTGCGCATTAAATTACCTTTTGGGAAAGTTACTTTTAAACAATTGCTAAAGATTGCGGATATCTCCGATGAGTATGCGAGCAAGAACCTGCATTTAACAACACGTCAAGATATTCAGATTCACTTTGTGAGCCTCGATAAAACGCCTGAATTATGGGCAAAATTAGCAGAGGATGATATTACCTTGCGCGAGGCTTGTGGAAATACCGTTCGTAATGTGACGGCTTCAGCGACTGCGGGTATCGATCCAGACGAGTTGTTCGATGTTTCGCCTTATGCACAGAAAACATTTGAATACTTTCTGCGAAATCCTGTTTGTGCAGAAATGGGCCGTAAAATTAAGATGTCTTTCTCTTCAAGTGAGAAGGATTCTGCATTTTCATATATCCATGACTTTGGTTTTATTCCCAAAGTAAAAATCGTTGATAACGTCGAGCAACGCGGTTTTAAAGTGATGTTAGGTGGTGGTCTTGGCGCTCAACCAATTTTAGCTTATGAGATCTTTGATTTCTTGGGTGAAGATGACTTCATACCGTATATCGAAGCTACACTTCGTGTCTTTGATCGCCATGGCGAAAGAAATAACCGTAATAAGGCTCGTTTCAAATATTTGATTCAAAAACTTGGTTTAGAATCTGTATTAGCATTAATTGAAGAAGAGAAGATTGCGATTAAAACCAAGAAGGTAATCGTTGATCGTAACCTGATTCAACAACCGGCAGCGCCGACTGCGGATGTGCTTCCTGAAGAACCTATAAATGCTGTTGCTTTTGAAATCTGGAAACAGACGAATGTCTTTGAACAAAAGCAAGCTGGCTTCTACGGTGTATACGCGAATATTCAAACAGGTGATATTGCTACCGAAAAAGCGAGAGTTTTAGTTGAAGGCTTGCGTGGTCATATTGCTGACGATATTCGTATTACTCAAGATCAGAATTTACTGTTCAAATACGTGAGAGAAGAGTCGATCGCTCATATTTACAATGTGTTAGATTCTTTAGGTTTTTCAAAACCTGGACATAACAGTACAGCAGATATCACCACTTGTCCTGGTACGGATACCTGTAATCTTGGTATTTCCAACTCAACGGAAATGGCGCGAGTATTGGAAAACTATATCCATGAATTCCATACGGATTTTGTATTCGAACAACAGTTGAAGATTAAGATATCAGGATGTATGAACTCATGTGGTCAGCATGGTTTGGCACATATCGGGTTCCATGGTAGCTCAGTAAAAGCGGGTGGAGCAGTTGTTCCAGCGGCGCAAGTGATGTTAGCAGGCGGAACGATCGGAGACGGTAAGGGTCGTGTGGCTGAGCGTGTGATTAAAGTTCCTACAAAACGCGTGTTACAAGTAGTCGATGTTCTTTTTACTGATTTTAAGGCGAATAAGACGGCTGATCAGAACTTCCATGACTATTATGATCAACAAACAAAAGACTATTTCTACCGCTTATTAAAGCCGCTTGCGGATTTAACAACTTTAACGGCAGATGAGCATATCGACTGGGGGCATGAAGAGACCTTTGCGACAGCAATTGGTGTTGGTGAATGTGCTGGTGTTGTGATTGACCTTGTAGCAACTTTATTATTGGAAGCTGAAGAGAAATTGGACTTAGCGCGTTTAGCTTTAGAGAACGGACAATATGCGGATTCAATCTATCATGCATACAGTTCATTTGTATGGACCGCAAAAGCTTTATTGTTGGATAAAGGCATTAATTCATCTACGCAATCTGGCGTGATTCAGGAATTTGATAATCATTATGTGAATGAAGGATTATTTACTTTCCCGACAAGCTTCGCTGATCGCGTGTTGCAAATCAATAAATACGAACCGTCGAAGGAATTCGCCGAGACTTTTTTAATCCAAGCGACTGCATTTAGTTTAGAAGGTGCTGAACGTCGTGAAGAACTAAAATCGGTAAATCAATAA
- a CDS encoding PstS family phosphate ABC transporter substrate-binding protein: MKQGKSVLFSLLAILSLQGCAPKVSEGYDAERGYIGNISISGAFALYPLAVLWSEDFKKENPDVRFNISAGGAGKGIADVLTNMVDIGLVSRDLHPQELEKGAFPILVANDAVIGTINTEHPNFKLIRERGLTQDELKGIFLGGKYKLWSDIDPRFVKKSIEVYVRSDAAGAAETWAKFFKSNQEDLKGIGIFGDPGLAQAIKDNELAIGFNNINYVYDLKTKKTSANIAALPIDLNKNGKIDADENFYDNIDQLTSAVAQQKYPSPPARELMFVVRNDKQTKLLKAFIEFVLEEKQQAYLLENGYVPLEKNIIAEQLQKLSSSDKQISKR; encoded by the coding sequence ATGAAACAAGGTAAATCCGTATTATTCAGTCTTTTAGCTATACTTTCTTTGCAAGGTTGTGCGCCAAAGGTTTCTGAAGGGTACGATGCAGAGCGCGGATATATTGGTAATATTTCAATTTCTGGAGCCTTTGCGCTCTATCCATTAGCTGTATTATGGAGTGAGGATTTCAAAAAAGAGAATCCCGATGTACGCTTCAACATTTCGGCAGGTGGCGCGGGAAAAGGAATCGCAGACGTGTTAACAAATATGGTAGATATCGGTTTGGTATCACGCGATTTACACCCGCAGGAATTAGAGAAAGGTGCATTTCCAATTCTCGTAGCGAATGATGCTGTGATTGGAACCATCAATACAGAGCACCCAAACTTTAAGTTAATTCGAGAGCGTGGTCTTACGCAGGACGAGCTTAAAGGTATTTTCCTCGGCGGGAAGTACAAGTTATGGTCGGATATAGATCCCCGCTTTGTGAAGAAATCAATAGAAGTCTATGTCCGTTCGGATGCTGCCGGTGCAGCAGAAACTTGGGCTAAGTTCTTTAAATCAAACCAAGAAGACCTGAAAGGTATCGGGATATTTGGCGACCCTGGACTTGCGCAAGCCATTAAAGATAATGAACTCGCTATAGGTTTCAATAATATCAACTATGTCTACGATCTAAAGACAAAGAAAACAAGCGCGAACATTGCGGCCTTGCCGATAGATCTTAATAAGAACGGTAAAATTGATGCGGATGAGAACTTTTACGACAATATCGATCAACTAACGTCGGCAGTAGCGCAACAAAAATATCCATCACCTCCCGCACGTGAGCTGATGTTTGTAGTACGAAACGATAAACAAACCAAACTCTTAAAAGCATTTATTGAGTTTGTATTGGAAGAAAAACAACAAGCCTACCTATTAGAAAATGGCTATGTTCCCTTGGAGAAAAATATAATTGCAGAACAACTACAAAAATTAAGTAGCAGTGATAAACAGATTAGTAAAAGATAA
- the pstC gene encoding phosphate ABC transporter permease subunit PstC: MINRLVKDKIAQRLSQGLLGITSLVIVLIVVGLVWKALPLLSEFSIGSILTESVWAPLKGKFGFLSFILGTIWVTLLSLIIAVPLCILASVYLVEYASDRLRNMVLPLVNVLAAIPPVLYGVWGVLFVVPLLGTYIAPIFGISSTGYSVFAGGIVLAVMIFPIMVSIMVEVLNTIPYELRAVSLSLGATRWETIKHVILKKAKPGIFAAVVLAISRAFGETVAVLMVCGNIPQIPKSIFDAGYPIPALIANNFGEMMSIPLYDSALMFAALLLFVIIFGFNLISRLILNKLEAKY, from the coding sequence GTGATAAACAGATTAGTAAAAGATAAAATAGCGCAGAGGCTATCGCAGGGCTTATTGGGGATTACTAGCTTAGTCATTGTACTGATTGTCGTTGGCTTAGTATGGAAAGCCTTACCACTATTGTCGGAGTTTTCCATTGGATCCATTCTGACAGAAAGTGTGTGGGCACCTTTAAAAGGAAAATTCGGCTTTCTATCTTTTATTTTGGGAACCATATGGGTGACGTTATTGTCCCTCATTATCGCTGTTCCCCTATGTATTCTCGCGTCGGTCTACCTTGTAGAATACGCTTCTGATCGTTTACGCAATATGGTATTGCCTTTGGTCAATGTGCTCGCGGCAATCCCACCTGTACTTTACGGTGTTTGGGGCGTACTATTCGTTGTTCCGTTATTAGGCACCTATATAGCGCCAATATTTGGCATCAGCAGCACCGGTTACTCAGTATTCGCTGGCGGAATAGTCTTGGCGGTAATGATCTTTCCAATTATGGTGAGCATCATGGTAGAAGTGTTGAATACAATTCCCTATGAACTACGCGCCGTATCGTTAAGTTTAGGAGCTACTCGTTGGGAAACCATCAAACATGTGATTCTTAAAAAGGCAAAGCCTGGCATCTTTGCTGCCGTTGTTCTTGCGATTTCTAGAGCATTCGGAGAAACTGTCGCCGTCTTAATGGTCTGCGGTAATATTCCCCAGATCCCGAAATCTATATTCGACGCAGGCTATCCTATTCCTGCACTGATTGCAAATAACTTCGGCGAAATGATGTCAATACCATTATACGACTCGGCTTTAATGTTCGCCGCATTACTACTATTCGTAATCATTTTCGGATTTAACTTGATATCCCGATTGATCTTAAACAAACTGGAGGCAAAATATTAA
- a CDS encoding PstA family ABC transporter permease: protein MRSVKSRLLQEKIAKLLMQLSGIIITGSLFFIVGTILYKGLPYLSWDMISKVPQGGFYIGKEGGILNAILGSLYLASASTLLATLIGIPIALYLNIYVKKGSSLARSAKLLFDVLFGIPSIVYGAIAFSIMVFLGIRASLLGGIITITLLTIPIVVRTLDELISTIPQDLRHVTASLGATRWETARVMIKYIKPGLFTAILLAFGRAIGDVAGVLLTTGFSDNLPKYIDEPTATLPLAIFFQLSSPIPEVQGRAYASALVLTSIILIIVLCSHILASKQKKHKI from the coding sequence ATGAGAAGTGTTAAATCAAGATTATTGCAGGAAAAAATAGCGAAGTTGCTGATGCAGTTGTCGGGAATTATTATCACCGGCTCGCTATTCTTTATTGTCGGCACCATTCTATATAAGGGCTTACCATACCTTAGCTGGGATATGATCAGTAAAGTCCCTCAAGGCGGATTCTATATCGGAAAAGAAGGCGGTATTCTCAATGCTATTCTAGGGTCACTATACCTAGCATCGGCATCGACCTTGCTAGCAACCCTAATTGGGATTCCCATTGCACTATACTTGAATATCTACGTCAAGAAAGGCTCTTCCTTAGCGCGCAGTGCTAAGTTATTGTTCGATGTTTTGTTCGGGATTCCATCCATTGTTTATGGCGCAATAGCCTTCAGTATCATGGTATTCCTGGGTATTAGAGCCTCACTATTGGGTGGTATAATTACGATTACTCTGTTAACTATCCCTATCGTAGTCAGAACCTTAGACGAACTGATCTCTACTATTCCTCAAGATCTAAGACATGTTACGGCATCACTTGGCGCAACGCGCTGGGAAACTGCACGTGTCATGATAAAATATATTAAACCCGGACTCTTTACAGCGATTCTATTGGCTTTTGGTCGTGCAATCGGTGATGTTGCAGGCGTCTTATTGACAACTGGATTTAGTGACAATCTGCCTAAATACATTGATGAACCTACAGCAACCCTGCCATTAGCCATCTTTTTTCAGCTGAGTAGTCCTATTCCAGAAGTTCAAGGCCGTGCTTATGCCTCTGCCTTAGTTTTAACAAGTATTATCTTAATTATCGTTTTATGCTCACATATCCTAGCGTCGAAGCAGAAAAAGCACAAGATCTAA
- a CDS encoding phosphate ABC transporter ATP-binding protein, which produces MLTYPSVEAEKAQDLSSIVLPKIQIKDLNVTVDGKQILKNISLDIPNNSITSIIGPSGCGKTTLLKTLNRLLDDQKDVEVSGSVLVNNEDIYAPGAEVTHIRKKMGLLSQKPFPLPMSIFDNIAYGPKIHGIRDKKTLRAIVEQQLVNVGLWEEVKDRLDSSATRLSIGQQQRLCLARGLAVEPEIILGDESTSALDPISTQTIENLLVQLKEDYTIVLVTHILRQARRVSDYILFLYNGEIVEFGKTDDILLNPQNEITKQYVKGYIS; this is translated from the coding sequence ATGCTCACATATCCTAGCGTCGAAGCAGAAAAAGCACAAGATCTAAGCTCCATTGTACTGCCCAAGATTCAAATTAAAGATTTGAATGTAACAGTCGATGGTAAACAGATTTTGAAAAATATTAGTTTAGACATCCCCAATAACTCGATTACTTCGATTATCGGGCCTTCGGGATGTGGCAAAACGACCTTATTGAAAACCTTAAATAGGCTTCTCGACGACCAGAAAGATGTAGAAGTTAGCGGATCGGTCTTAGTAAACAATGAGGATATCTATGCACCAGGTGCTGAAGTAACGCATATCCGCAAGAAAATGGGACTGCTGTCGCAAAAACCATTTCCCTTACCGATGTCTATCTTCGACAATATAGCCTACGGTCCAAAGATTCATGGCATACGCGATAAAAAGACCTTACGTGCGATTGTGGAGCAGCAACTAGTCAATGTCGGACTATGGGAAGAAGTGAAAGATCGTTTAGACTCGTCTGCGACACGCTTATCAATTGGACAACAACAACGCCTATGTCTTGCGCGTGGGCTCGCTGTAGAGCCTGAAATTATCCTTGGTGACGAATCTACTTCCGCATTGGATCCGATATCGACACAAACCATCGAAAACCTACTCGTGCAGCTTAAAGAAGACTATACAATTGTGCTGGTTACTCATATTCTACGTCAAGCGAGACGCGTATCCGACTATATTCTCTTTTTATACAATGGGGAGATTGTTGAGTTTGGAAAAACAGATGATATTTTGCTGAACCCGCAGAATGAAATTACCAAACAATATGTCAAGGGCTACATATCTTAA
- a CDS encoding dicarboxylate/amino acid:cation symporter, giving the protein MSKKTTGYILLITIALASIITLLYEFDLVAIPNTVMVVVRWVTAAVLVLNALVRRNLTTWILTCMILGIFIGLDLPNAARALQPLSQGFIKLVKTIVGPILFSTLVFGIAGHSDLKQVGRMAWKSMLYFFLATTCAIFIGLGAINLTRAGVGIDIEHMPHEELPKTSAISDADQVALDHIDESAHWLFKFSTFFRDTFPENIVKSIYENKVLQIVVFAVIFGIGLAMVEEKKRKPLVDFTESLSEAMFKFTNLVMLFAPIGVGAAMAYTVGHLGVDILKNLFMLLATLYLALILFLLLVLLPVALYLKIPVKQFVNAIKEPVSIAFATTSSDAALPKAMSAMEKFGVPRRIVSFVIPTGYSFNLDGTSLYLSLASIFVAQAAGIHLSFGQQLAIAFTLMITSKGVAAVPRASLIVLIATADQFGLPVFVIAAILGIDELMDMARTSVNVIGNCLATVVVAKWEGEFDEAAPFRTDSDEDGIKEIAEVIEEGPEGETKV; this is encoded by the coding sequence ATGTCTAAGAAAACAACGGGATATATTCTACTAATCACGATTGCATTAGCCTCTATAATTACCTTACTCTACGAATTCGATCTTGTTGCTATTCCGAATACCGTAATGGTCGTTGTACGTTGGGTTACTGCTGCCGTATTAGTGCTTAACGCCTTGGTGCGTAGAAACCTAACAACATGGATCTTAACCTGTATGATCCTCGGTATATTCATTGGTTTGGATTTGCCCAATGCGGCGCGTGCATTACAGCCGCTAAGTCAAGGCTTTATTAAATTGGTGAAGACGATAGTTGGTCCAATTTTATTCTCAACCTTGGTATTTGGTATCGCAGGTCATTCCGATTTGAAGCAGGTGGGTCGTATGGCCTGGAAGTCAATGTTGTATTTCTTTTTAGCAACAACTTGTGCTATTTTCATTGGATTAGGCGCGATTAACTTAACAAGAGCTGGTGTAGGAATCGATATCGAGCATATGCCACATGAGGAACTGCCAAAGACCTCAGCAATTAGCGATGCGGATCAAGTCGCATTGGATCATATTGATGAGAGTGCACATTGGTTATTTAAGTTCTCTACATTCTTTAGAGATACCTTCCCAGAGAACATTGTGAAATCAATCTATGAGAATAAGGTATTGCAAATCGTTGTGTTTGCGGTCATTTTTGGTATTGGATTGGCGATGGTCGAAGAGAAGAAGCGAAAGCCGCTGGTAGACTTTACAGAGAGTCTCTCGGAGGCGATGTTTAAGTTCACGAACTTGGTGATGCTCTTTGCACCTATTGGTGTGGGAGCGGCGATGGCTTATACGGTCGGGCACCTCGGCGTCGATATCCTCAAGAACTTATTTATGCTCCTAGCGACATTGTATTTAGCATTGATTTTGTTCTTATTATTAGTGTTATTACCGGTTGCATTATACTTAAAAATTCCGGTGAAACAGTTTGTGAACGCTATTAAAGAACCTGTTTCTATTGCTTTTGCAACAACAAGCTCAGATGCAGCGCTTCCAAAAGCGATGAGTGCGATGGAGAAATTCGGTGTACCACGTCGTATTGTATCTTTCGTTATTCCAACTGGATATAGCTTTAACTTGGATGGAACATCACTTTATTTATCATTGGCCTCCATATTTGTTGCGCAGGCAGCAGGTATACACTTGTCTTTTGGTCAGCAATTAGCAATTGCCTTCACCTTGATGATTACGTCAAAAGGTGTAGCAGCCGTACCTCGTGCTTCCTTAATCGTCTTAATTGCTACGGCAGATCAATTCGGATTGCCGGTATTCGTGATCGCTGCTATATTGGGTATCGATGAGTTAATGGATATGGCGAGAACGTCGGTAAATGTGATAGGTAACTGTTTGGCAACTGTCGTGGTCGCTAAATGGGAGGGTGAATTTGACGAGGCCGCCCCATTCAGGACGGACTCGGATGAAGATGGCATTAAAGAAATCGCAGAGGTCATCGAAGAGGGACCGGAAGGCGAAACAAAAGTATAA
- a CDS encoding IS110 family RNA-guided transposase, whose translation MAPGPFHYTGCHGSTGVYWRPVYAVLEDYFHILLVNARHIKNVPGQKTDKKDSEWITKLLLSGLLKGSFIPPQHIRELRELFRHRRKLIAMRTAEKNRLQNILESANIKLRSVVSDVFGVSAMEMVRAMAKGQLDPLLLASMAKGSLVKKHAELLKALTGKITDHHRFMLNLILQSIDHINLQIAQSEAQMEQYARIMHKELELLESIPGVSSRVALGIVSEIGTDMAQFATHQNLSSWAGVCPGNNESAGKKYSSKITRGNKYLKTTLVEAAWVASRSKANPLLAVKHHQIAARRRGQKKATIAIAHKILIAAYHVLRDNEAYQLHPQDKKILENRRLKRIDRLQKQLSTLKNTSYK comes from the coding sequence ATGGCTCCAGGCCCATTCCATTACACAGGTTGCCATGGAAGCACTGGGGTTTACTGGCGACCGGTTTACGCGGTTCTGGAAGACTATTTTCACATCCTACTGGTCAATGCCCGGCATATCAAAAATGTTCCGGGACAGAAGACCGACAAGAAGGATAGCGAATGGATCACTAAACTGCTTCTTTCCGGTTTACTGAAGGGGAGCTTCATCCCACCACAACATATCCGGGAGCTCAGGGAACTTTTCCGACATAGACGTAAGCTTATCGCTATGCGGACCGCAGAAAAGAACCGGTTACAGAACATCCTTGAATCCGCCAACATCAAACTGAGGAGCGTAGTCAGCGACGTATTTGGGGTAAGCGCCATGGAAATGGTCCGGGCCATGGCCAAAGGTCAACTCGATCCTTTGCTATTGGCAAGCATGGCCAAGGGTTCGCTGGTCAAGAAACACGCAGAGCTACTTAAGGCACTTACTGGCAAGATCACGGATCATCACCGCTTCATGTTGAACCTAATACTGCAATCCATCGATCATATCAATCTACAAATAGCACAATCAGAGGCTCAGATGGAACAGTACGCAAGGATCATGCACAAGGAGCTGGAACTACTGGAATCTATCCCTGGAGTATCTTCCAGGGTGGCACTGGGAATCGTTTCAGAAATCGGTACGGACATGGCTCAATTTGCAACACATCAGAACCTTTCTTCATGGGCTGGGGTTTGCCCAGGCAACAATGAGAGTGCAGGAAAGAAGTACTCCTCGAAAATAACACGTGGAAACAAGTATCTCAAGACGACGCTCGTGGAGGCAGCATGGGTGGCCTCTAGATCCAAGGCAAATCCATTACTTGCGGTCAAGCATCATCAAATCGCTGCACGACGAAGAGGTCAGAAGAAGGCTACAATAGCCATCGCACATAAGATCTTGATTGCAGCATACCATGTCCTGAGGGACAATGAAGCCTATCAATTGCATCCACAGGATAAGAAAATACTTGAAAATAGACGACTTAAAAGAATTGACAGATTACAGAAACAATTGAGTACCCTTAAAAACACGTCTTACAAATAA